From one Treponema denticola genomic stretch:
- a CDS encoding ABC transporter ATP-binding protein gives MKNNYLYRSFKFTFGVSPVSHILVLIEEIWQALFHSIAALLLSGFIDTVIAYSQKRVEAKSLLLYALSFASLYVLQELWSLVYNGTMNIGMYEKPNNYANLLIAEKASRLRLIEFEDANILNMYKYAKDNIENEYVPYLVMRMIYIFCRFIEIASLTFVISKFDWRLFFVAVISVIPYFITRLIRGKEMYKYKSIQIPEERKLDYLWSLFTDKSAGKELRISRSDEYIKEKWLKKNKEVFDPFWKLKKKDAFSVLFCDMLSSMGYGVAVFICLYLALNKTISIGNFGAAIGAFTMIQFCMRKLLEALGSISMYAAHTKHFFDFLDLAEEEAAESKKSAAEFNNSACSLKNCIELKNVSFSYPNKDKKAIEDINLSIRKGETIALIGENGSGKTTLSKIILGLYEVDEGSILWDGTDLNFLDKDALYKNISLTLQKPVQYNFSLRENVAISDLSKINEEVKIIEALKENDADYLLEKTGGLDGRLGRIFNGAELSGGEWQRLALSRCRFKNADFLILDEPTSALDPIEESLVLKRFISLIKNKTAVIISHRAGLCRLVDRVALMKEGRLIALGTHDELFSSCEEYRMLYSAQADLYRD, from the coding sequence ATGAAAAATAATTATCTATATCGTTCTTTTAAATTTACTTTTGGGGTAAGTCCCGTTTCACATATTCTGGTTTTAATTGAGGAGATTTGGCAAGCCTTGTTTCATTCTATTGCAGCTCTTCTTTTAAGCGGTTTTATTGACACCGTTATAGCTTATTCTCAAAAAAGGGTTGAAGCAAAAAGTCTTTTGCTTTATGCTTTGAGTTTTGCCTCCCTTTATGTCTTACAGGAATTATGGTCTCTTGTCTATAACGGCACAATGAATATCGGAATGTATGAAAAACCGAATAATTATGCCAATCTTTTAATTGCAGAAAAAGCTTCACGCTTACGCTTAATCGAATTTGAAGATGCAAATATTTTAAACATGTATAAGTATGCTAAGGATAACATAGAAAACGAATATGTGCCTTATCTTGTAATGCGTATGATTTATATTTTTTGCCGATTTATCGAAATAGCCTCTTTAACATTTGTAATAAGCAAATTCGATTGGCGGCTTTTCTTTGTTGCAGTCATTTCGGTTATTCCTTATTTTATTACCCGCCTTATCCGCGGAAAAGAAATGTATAAATATAAATCGATTCAAATTCCTGAGGAGAGAAAACTGGATTATCTTTGGTCTCTTTTTACGGACAAGAGTGCAGGGAAAGAATTACGTATTTCAAGATCCGATGAGTACATAAAAGAAAAATGGCTTAAAAAGAACAAGGAAGTTTTTGATCCATTTTGGAAGTTAAAGAAAAAAGATGCCTTTTCCGTTTTGTTTTGCGACATGCTTTCTTCTATGGGATATGGAGTTGCCGTTTTTATCTGTCTTTACCTTGCCTTAAATAAAACAATCAGCATCGGAAACTTTGGAGCGGCCATCGGTGCTTTTACTATGATTCAGTTTTGTATGCGGAAACTTTTGGAAGCCCTAGGCTCGATTTCAATGTATGCCGCTCACACAAAACATTTTTTCGATTTTTTGGATTTAGCCGAAGAAGAAGCTGCCGAGTCTAAAAAATCGGCCGCCGAATTTAATAATTCGGCTTGTAGTTTAAAAAATTGCATCGAATTGAAAAACGTTTCTTTTTCATATCCGAATAAAGATAAAAAAGCTATTGAGGATATAAATCTTTCCATTAGAAAAGGAGAAACAATAGCTCTTATAGGCGAAAACGGTTCGGGTAAGACCACTCTTTCTAAAATTATTTTAGGGCTTTATGAGGTGGACGAGGGTTCTATTCTTTGGGACGGTACCGATTTAAATTTTCTTGACAAGGATGCTCTTTATAAAAATATTTCTCTTACTCTTCAAAAGCCTGTTCAATATAATTTTAGTTTGAGAGAAAATGTTGCAATTTCAGATTTGAGCAAGATAAACGAAGAGGTAAAAATTATAGAAGCCTTAAAGGAAAACGATGCAGATTATCTTTTAGAAAAAACAGGCGGTTTGGACGGAAGACTTGGGCGTATTTTTAATGGAGCTGAACTTTCAGGGGGAGAGTGGCAGAGGCTTGCCCTAAGCCGCTGCCGTTTTAAAAATGCCGATTTTTTAATCCTTGATGAGCCGACCTCGGCCCTCGATCCTATCGAAGAAAGTCTTGTTCTAAAACGGTTTATAAGCCTTATCAAAAACAAAACCGCTGTAATTATCTCGCATAGGGCGGGCTTGTGCAGGCTTGTCGACAGGGTTGCCCTTATGAAGGAGGGCAGGCTCATAGCTTTAGGTACCCATGACGAGCTTTTTTCTTCTTGTGAGGAGTATCGGATGCTTTATTCTGCTCAGGCTGATTTGTATCGAGATTAA
- a CDS encoding FeoA family protein, whose protein sequence is MVVATFCERLLTLVPLIILKEGDKASVLKFDGTGAEFSRLRSLGIDINTEITVVTSQADKKGPILLLVNGSKYAVDYNLASKILVRL, encoded by the coding sequence ATGGTCGTTGCAACATTTTGTGAGAGGTTGCTGACATTGGTACCCTTAATTATTTTAAAGGAAGGCGACAAGGCCTCCGTACTTAAATTTGACGGAACGGGGGCCGAATTTTCCCGCCTTCGCAGTCTTGGAATAGATATAAATACGGAAATAACCGTTGTTACTTCTCAGGCCGATAAAAAAGGGCCTATTTTGCTTTTGGTAAACGGTTCAAAATATGCGGTAGATTATAATCTTGCTTCTAAAATTTTGGTGCGTTTATAG
- a CDS encoding FeoA family protein, translating to MTLDELEQGKKGIIEDLEISGMTLQRLISLGFTPGAELSVVRKAPLLDPFDISICGSLVAVRKDEAKKIIVKEV from the coding sequence ATGACTCTTGATGAATTGGAACAAGGAAAAAAAGGAATAATAGAAGATCTTGAGATAAGCGGAATGACTTTGCAAAGGCTTATAAGTCTTGGGTTTACACCCGGAGCTGAACTTTCGGTTGTAAGAAAGGCTCCGCTTTTAGATCCCTTTGATATTTCCATCTGCGGTTCGCTTGTTGCAGTCCGCAAGGATGAAGCTAAAAAAATCATTGTAAAAGAAGTTTAG
- the feoB gene encoding ferrous iron transport protein B: MKKEKINIAFAGQPNSGKSTLFNMMTGAHQHVANYPGITVEKKTGEYFALDQSVFITDLPGTYSLTSYSPEERVTRNFILREKPELLVNIADASNLERHLYLTFQLLEMNCPIVMYLNKMDSAKNAGLQIDVDKVSSLLGIPIIAGSAKKKEKVNELKELISKTAESSDPQNPFMLTYGEDMESYLEKIVEKLKNSAKDEFFPIPLRWLAIKLCEKDSAVIEEEGKNFTNFDSILTFIKEIEAEHKEKHKHSFEIEIALARSAAAKKIVEAAVSKKELEQKAVESLNIKRKITEVIAALILCFVTYEILDSLFLLLPIPIFANSILRLILSIAGAFAFTGGAALIYTKGSSGSINSTDRIDKVLCHKVYGLLILVELVLVFYWITVVLGYKMTDKVFPIFKFVRTIVSQLIYPEGLINEGPLRGLFLSGIIDGAIMILNYVPIFFCLFALIAFLEDVGYMARLAFIMDRILRKFGLHGQSTLPMILSGVIMGGCVVPGVMSTRTIRDDKSRLVTILILPLLNCMAKIPFYVLITGIFFTSYQWIVLGGISFFTLIVALIVAKYFSLYVVHGKPEPFVLELPAYNMPTLRGVLTRTFERLWSFIKKVATTVVAVSVIIWAGVNFPSLNSEKTAQYEARKAAYIQDFAGKLNNSYSQYFASEKGFIEYQRLTEKLYLYDAINRFGGAKGMERNINRLFLQNPEMTKIALKGKIELGSNIGTFKNYLDMYSSAKKDFDKAYNDAQEFQKPILKASFYAYWQKLNPYFFALVRTGKVKISGTAVIDSEAAAAAKAIRPASADLKLISVQLRKETLENSVLGYLGKAMEPVTKYAGFDWKVNIAILGSFAAKEALVSTLGTIYSVESSSEDSGKVLEARIQDKETGLTPLDGLTIMILIALFPPCIATVMATKTETQSVGWTLFSVMYPVVLSSLVAVLVFQLGRLFGF; the protein is encoded by the coding sequence ATGAAAAAAGAAAAAATAAATATTGCTTTTGCCGGTCAGCCCAACTCCGGTAAGTCAACCCTATTTAACATGATGACGGGAGCTCATCAGCATGTTGCAAACTATCCGGGTATCACCGTCGAGAAAAAAACGGGAGAGTATTTTGCTCTTGATCAATCGGTTTTTATTACCGACTTGCCGGGTACTTACAGCCTTACTTCCTATTCACCGGAAGAAAGAGTAACCCGTAATTTTATCCTCCGTGAAAAGCCCGAGCTTTTGGTAAACATTGCCGATGCCTCAAATTTGGAAAGACATCTTTATCTGACATTTCAGCTTTTGGAAATGAACTGTCCTATTGTTATGTACTTAAACAAGATGGATTCTGCAAAAAATGCAGGCTTGCAAATCGATGTCGATAAAGTTTCTTCTCTTTTAGGTATTCCTATAATAGCCGGTTCGGCCAAGAAAAAAGAAAAGGTAAACGAATTAAAAGAACTTATTTCAAAAACGGCTGAAAGCTCCGACCCGCAAAATCCCTTTATGCTTACCTACGGTGAGGATATGGAATCCTATTTGGAAAAAATTGTCGAAAAATTAAAGAATTCTGCAAAGGACGAATTTTTTCCTATTCCCTTAAGATGGCTTGCAATCAAGCTTTGCGAAAAGGATTCCGCAGTTATCGAAGAAGAGGGTAAAAATTTTACAAACTTTGATTCCATTTTAACTTTTATAAAAGAAATAGAAGCCGAGCACAAGGAAAAACATAAGCACAGCTTTGAAATAGAAATAGCTCTTGCCAGATCCGCTGCGGCAAAAAAAATTGTTGAAGCTGCGGTTTCAAAAAAAGAGCTTGAACAAAAAGCCGTCGAGTCCTTAAATATTAAAAGAAAAATTACCGAGGTTATTGCCGCCCTTATTCTTTGTTTTGTAACCTATGAGATTTTGGATTCCCTCTTTTTGCTTTTGCCAATTCCTATCTTTGCAAATAGCATTCTACGCTTGATTCTTAGTATAGCCGGAGCCTTTGCCTTTACGGGAGGAGCTGCTCTTATCTATACTAAAGGCAGTTCAGGCAGTATAAATTCAACCGACAGAATCGACAAAGTGCTTTGCCACAAGGTTTACGGTCTTTTGATTTTGGTTGAGCTTGTTTTGGTTTTCTATTGGATAACGGTAGTTTTGGGTTATAAGATGACCGACAAGGTTTTCCCGATATTTAAATTTGTCAGAACAATAGTTTCTCAGCTTATTTATCCTGAAGGACTTATAAACGAGGGCCCATTAAGAGGTTTGTTTTTAAGCGGGATAATTGATGGGGCAATAATGATTTTAAACTATGTCCCAATCTTTTTCTGCTTGTTTGCTCTCATTGCTTTTTTGGAAGATGTCGGCTACATGGCCCGCCTTGCCTTTATCATGGATAGGATTTTACGCAAGTTCGGTTTACACGGACAGTCAACCCTTCCTATGATTCTCTCGGGTGTTATAATGGGAGGCTGCGTTGTTCCCGGTGTTATGTCCACAAGGACAATCAGGGATGATAAGTCAAGATTGGTAACGATTCTTATCTTGCCCCTTCTTAACTGTATGGCAAAGATTCCTTTTTATGTTTTAATTACGGGAATATTTTTTACAAGCTACCAATGGATAGTTCTAGGCGGAATTTCGTTTTTTACATTGATAGTCGCCCTGATTGTTGCAAAATATTTCAGCCTCTATGTTGTTCACGGCAAACCTGAGCCTTTTGTACTTGAGCTTCCGGCTTATAATATGCCGACCCTTAGAGGTGTTTTAACACGCACCTTTGAACGCTTATGGAGCTTTATAAAAAAAGTTGCAACGACTGTAGTTGCCGTTTCAGTTATAATTTGGGCAGGTGTAAATTTTCCCTCTTTGAACTCTGAAAAAACTGCTCAATATGAAGCAAGAAAAGCAGCTTACATTCAGGACTTTGCAGGAAAATTAAACAATTCCTATTCCCAATATTTTGCTTCCGAAAAGGGATTTATAGAATATCAGCGTTTAACCGAAAAGCTTTATTTGTATGATGCTATAAACCGGTTCGGCGGAGCTAAGGGCATGGAAAGGAATATAAACAGGTTGTTTTTACAAAATCCCGAAATGACAAAAATAGCCTTAAAAGGAAAAATTGAACTCGGCAGCAATATAGGAACTTTTAAAAATTATCTTGATATGTATTCTTCCGCAAAAAAAGATTTTGATAAAGCATACAATGATGCTCAAGAATTTCAAAAGCCTATTTTAAAGGCTTCATTTTATGCTTATTGGCAAAAGCTGAATCCTTACTTCTTCGCCCTTGTCAGAACCGGAAAAGTGAAAATTTCAGGCACAGCTGTAATCGATTCCGAAGCCGCTGCCGCTGCAAAGGCTATACGCCCTGCAAGTGCAGACCTAAAGCTTATCTCCGTACAATTGCGTAAAGAAACTTTGGAGAACTCCGTTTTGGGATATTTGGGAAAGGCAATGGAACCCGTTACAAAATATGCGGGCTTCGATTGGAAGGTAAATATCGCAATTCTGGGTTCCTTTGCCGCAAAGGAAGCTCTTGTTTCGACCTTGGGCACTATTTACAGTGTTGAGTCTTCAAGCGAGGATTCGGGTAAAGTTTTGGAAGCCCGCATTCAGGATAAGGAAACGGGATTGACCCCATTAGACGGTCTTACCATTATGATTTTGATAGCCCTTTTCCCGCCCTGTATTGCTACCGTTATGGCAACAAAGACCGAGACACAGAGTGTGGGTTGGACGCTATTCAGTGTTATGTATCCAGTGGTCCTGAGTTCGCTGGTTGCCGTCCTAGTTTTCCAGCTGGGAAGATTGTTCGGCTTTTGA
- a CDS encoding DUF4198 domain-containing protein encodes MKKLFFSVLLCCTALGLFAHFQIIYTPSSIIEASNNKVDFIISFTHPFDSGLTMDIGKNEAGEVKGLKEFYSVHKENKTDLMSFLKKGEFESAESKAFAYTLEFDKGAGFKGGGDWVLVAVPHPYFEAADDGYIQQIAKVFINKAGLSTDWQSRVAEGYPEILPLVKPYEIWEGGVIRALVLDSDGKPVPYAQVEFENMNYDVDMANKKFTGEPKLQKAGAGMIMADNTGVFEFIPPCPGYWGFAALGVGKEKEFGGKELSQDAVIWFEVSKIEDAAEQADSTKQADISSSDGEPSERAKPKEGFSPASLIIVILLFVVMFAWPPIFKKISDKAENK; translated from the coding sequence GTGAAAAAGCTATTTTTTTCCGTATTGCTATGCTGTACGGCGTTGGGCCTTTTTGCTCACTTTCAAATTATTTATACTCCGTCTTCAATAATCGAAGCTTCAAATAACAAGGTAGATTTTATAATTTCTTTTACCCATCCCTTTGATTCAGGCCTTACCATGGACATAGGTAAAAATGAGGCAGGTGAAGTAAAAGGGTTAAAGGAATTTTATTCCGTTCATAAAGAAAACAAGACCGACTTAATGTCCTTTTTAAAAAAGGGAGAATTTGAATCCGCTGAAAGCAAGGCCTTTGCGTATACCCTTGAATTTGATAAGGGGGCCGGTTTTAAGGGCGGCGGAGACTGGGTCTTGGTTGCCGTTCCTCATCCTTATTTTGAAGCAGCCGACGACGGATATATTCAGCAGATAGCTAAGGTCTTTATCAATAAGGCCGGACTTTCAACCGATTGGCAGTCAAGGGTTGCCGAAGGTTATCCCGAAATTTTGCCCTTGGTAAAGCCCTATGAGATTTGGGAAGGCGGTGTGATCCGTGCCCTTGTTTTGGACTCCGATGGAAAACCCGTGCCTTATGCTCAGGTTGAATTTGAAAACATGAATTACGATGTGGATATGGCAAACAAGAAATTTACCGGAGAACCCAAACTGCAAAAAGCAGGTGCCGGAATGATAATGGCGGATAATACCGGCGTTTTCGAGTTTATTCCTCCTTGTCCTGGATATTGGGGCTTTGCTGCTCTTGGGGTAGGGAAGGAAAAGGAATTCGGAGGGAAAGAACTTTCTCAAGATGCCGTTATTTGGTTTGAGGTCAGCAAGATTGAAGATGCGGCCGAACAGGCTGATAGTACAAAACAAGCCGATATATCTTCTTCTGACGGAGAGCCTTCTGAAAGAGCAAAACCCAAGGAAGGATTTTCGCCTGCGTCCCTCATAATAGTAATCTTGCTTTTTGTAGTTATGTTTGCTTGGCCTCCTATCTTTAAAAAGATTTCGGATAAGGCTGAAAATAAGTAG
- a CDS encoding DUF4198 domain-containing protein has product MKKITGIVLLLFFVAVASFAHFQMIYTPTSVVEGNSVDFKIVFTHPAESGHTMDIGKNEAGEIKGFEKFFSVHKEKIQDLLPSLKKTEFSTSENSASAYDLTLNKDNGFKGGGDWALVAVPHPYYEESEGGYIQQITKVFINKAGLDTDWSARCAEGYPEIMPLVKPYDVWVGGLFRGTVVDSKGKPVPNAEIEVEYINFDLNMKKSKFEKKAKTKNAAATILADANGNFSFVPHKAGYWGFAALGAGNVKEFAGKELSQDAVLWIEAVPVK; this is encoded by the coding sequence ATGAAAAAAATTACAGGAATAGTTTTACTTTTATTCTTTGTAGCTGTGGCTTCATTTGCACACTTCCAAATGATTTATACCCCGACTTCAGTAGTTGAAGGCAATTCCGTTGATTTTAAGATTGTTTTTACACATCCTGCAGAATCAGGCCATACAATGGATATCGGTAAAAACGAGGCCGGAGAAATCAAGGGTTTTGAAAAATTCTTTTCCGTGCACAAGGAAAAGATTCAAGATCTTCTTCCCTCATTAAAGAAAACAGAGTTTTCAACTTCAGAAAATTCGGCTTCAGCCTATGACCTTACCTTAAATAAGGATAACGGTTTTAAGGGAGGCGGAGACTGGGCTTTGGTAGCTGTTCCTCATCCTTACTATGAAGAGTCCGAAGGCGGCTATATTCAGCAGATTACCAAGGTCTTTATCAATAAGGCAGGTCTTGATACGGACTGGAGTGCAAGATGTGCCGAAGGTTATCCCGAAATCATGCCATTGGTAAAGCCCTATGATGTTTGGGTAGGCGGACTTTTCAGAGGTACTGTTGTAGACTCAAAAGGCAAGCCTGTTCCCAATGCAGAAATTGAAGTTGAATATATCAACTTTGACTTAAACATGAAAAAAAGCAAATTTGAGAAGAAGGCAAAAACAAAAAATGCCGCCGCTACTATTTTAGCCGATGCAAACGGAAACTTCTCCTTTGTTCCTCATAAGGCCGGATACTGGGGCTTTGCTGCCCTCGGTGCAGGTAATGTAAAAGAATTTGCCGGTAAAGAACTTTCACAGGATGCTGTACTTTGGATTGAGGCAGTGCCTGTAAAATAA
- a CDS encoding ZinT/AdcA family metal-binding protein, whose translation MVNKRMGAKIALILVTLAVIFTACKSMPAVVEVSPDKLVAGQELAAWKGKWVSTYTVMNDASLNAAYKKTAEGMPYYTEGGLKAAVKDMYGSSVTAMKFNGTNKVTLTMQKEDGSKSNVVCEYKYMGTKAVPGYEGSLWYTFEAVNPGKELQAVKNMIIMPPHQHGDGPVHWHVRFGYYGFDWLINGEKSWPTFVPASTKKNDMLKGAESSIETMPKWTDAAPFKSYAEHGRWINSLLVFENSSKEVMDVYAKLIKEFEGKNPKGGDFTRAEIIAELQKSDDSLKDFTHLEFNIKDGKNELIVFKGSKEIFRSNYVRVAPGKAKAYMTMKAEKKDAGMFSLISFVVVHGAPNYHFHLWYGATEEDIAAQRGTPTCYKVDVPADIRASGIERSAKRTLSALTGK comes from the coding sequence ATGGTTAATAAAAGAATGGGTGCAAAGATTGCACTTATACTGGTTACACTCGCAGTTATTTTTACTGCATGTAAGTCTATGCCTGCTGTAGTGGAAGTAAGTCCCGATAAATTGGTAGCAGGACAAGAACTTGCAGCTTGGAAAGGTAAATGGGTTTCTACTTATACGGTAATGAATGATGCGTCATTGAATGCAGCCTATAAGAAGACTGCTGAAGGGATGCCTTATTATACTGAAGGCGGTTTGAAGGCTGCCGTCAAAGATATGTATGGAAGTTCTGTAACCGCTATGAAATTTAACGGTACCAATAAGGTTACTCTTACAATGCAGAAGGAAGACGGTAGTAAATCCAATGTAGTATGTGAATACAAATACATGGGTACGAAGGCTGTTCCCGGTTATGAGGGTTCACTTTGGTATACGTTTGAAGCGGTAAACCCAGGAAAAGAATTGCAGGCTGTAAAAAATATGATTATTATGCCTCCTCATCAACACGGAGATGGTCCTGTTCATTGGCATGTTCGTTTCGGCTACTACGGTTTTGATTGGCTTATAAACGGAGAAAAATCATGGCCTACCTTTGTTCCGGCCTCAACAAAAAAGAACGATATGTTAAAGGGTGCAGAATCTTCAATTGAAACTATGCCTAAATGGACGGATGCAGCTCCCTTTAAGTCTTATGCAGAACACGGAAGGTGGATCAATAGTCTCCTTGTTTTTGAAAATTCAAGCAAAGAGGTTATGGATGTCTATGCTAAGCTCATCAAAGAGTTTGAAGGAAAAAATCCTAAGGGCGGAGACTTTACCAGAGCAGAAATTATTGCAGAATTGCAAAAAAGCGATGACAGTTTAAAAGATTTTACTCATCTTGAGTTTAATATAAAAGACGGAAAAAATGAGCTTATAGTTTTTAAAGGTTCGAAAGAAATCTTCAGATCAAACTATGTAAGAGTTGCGCCCGGCAAGGCAAAGGCTTATATGACAATGAAAGCCGAAAAGAAAGATGCCGGAATGTTCTCTCTTATATCCTTTGTAGTTGTTCATGGTGCTCCTAATTATCACTTCCATTTGTGGTACGGAGCAACCGAAGAGGATATTGCTGCTCAGAGAGGTACCCCTACCTGTTACAAGGTAGATGTTCCTGCCGATATCCGAGCTAGCGGTATTGAAAGATCCGCAAAAAGAACTCTTTCAGCATTAACCGGAAAATAG
- a CDS encoding ZinT/AdcA family metal-binding protein yields the protein MSNKKIGAKIALILIAVAVAFTACKSMPEAAKSAKAEVEKLIPGMELAAWKGEWVSVDVVKNDPSLKELYKEAASKNSNYTQEGIKDAIEGRRKTPFARVKFDGTNKISFTVIDADGKQKEIVAEYKYLGKVPMPGYEGSFWETFEAVKNVRGLTMAKYMICTHPHSHDGGQVHWHVRFGGTNIDTLVKKADPSYWPTYVAGSTSNEKLLENFKKSIESSAAKLPAPFAVYAKEGKWMNSSLIYDNTSAEVNAAYDKIIKEFAGKNPKGGDFTKAEIIAEMKKAYGTTELYTHIEFVTENGKNEFVMYKDGKEIYRAAYKRVAENAAKPGLAVSTDKKDAGMFKIISFTNPGGSPLHFHFWYGMNDADFSKIKEKPTCIPANTPNKMIAERVEKSCRKILKGIVEK from the coding sequence ATGTCTAATAAAAAAATCGGTGCAAAAATTGCACTTATTTTGATTGCTGTTGCGGTAGCATTTACTGCATGTAAGTCCATGCCTGAAGCCGCTAAGTCGGCTAAGGCTGAAGTTGAAAAACTTATTCCCGGAATGGAATTGGCTGCCTGGAAAGGTGAATGGGTTTCGGTGGATGTTGTAAAAAATGATCCTTCTTTGAAAGAATTATACAAAGAAGCTGCATCAAAGAATTCAAATTATACCCAAGAGGGTATCAAAGATGCTATTGAAGGAAGAAGAAAGACGCCTTTTGCAAGGGTAAAATTTGACGGGACTAATAAGATAAGTTTTACCGTTATTGATGCAGACGGAAAACAAAAAGAGATCGTTGCCGAATATAAATATCTAGGCAAGGTTCCTATGCCCGGTTATGAAGGTTCTTTTTGGGAAACATTTGAGGCTGTAAAAAATGTACGCGGACTTACTATGGCCAAGTATATGATCTGTACTCATCCTCATAGCCATGACGGAGGACAGGTTCACTGGCATGTAAGATTCGGCGGAACGAATATTGATACCCTTGTAAAAAAAGCCGATCCTTCTTATTGGCCTACCTATGTTGCAGGTTCGACAAGCAATGAAAAACTTTTGGAAAATTTTAAAAAATCGATAGAATCAAGTGCTGCCAAACTTCCTGCACCCTTTGCCGTTTATGCTAAAGAAGGAAAATGGATGAACAGCTCCTTAATTTACGATAATACAAGTGCTGAAGTTAATGCTGCTTACGACAAAATCATCAAAGAATTTGCCGGAAAAAATCCTAAGGGCGGAGACTTTACAAAGGCCGAAATCATTGCCGAAATGAAAAAAGCATACGGAACAACAGAGCTTTATACTCACATCGAATTTGTTACCGAGAACGGAAAGAACGAATTTGTCATGTATAAGGACGGAAAAGAAATTTACAGGGCAGCTTATAAGAGAGTTGCCGAAAATGCTGCAAAACCCGGCTTGGCCGTATCTACGGATAAAAAAGATGCCGGAATGTTTAAGATAATTTCTTTTACTAACCCTGGCGGAAGTCCTTTACATTTCCATTTTTGGTATGGTATGAATGATGCAGATTTTTCCAAAATTAAAGAGAAGCCTACATGTATACCTGCAAATACACCAAACAAAATGATTGCAGAGAGAGTTGAAAAATCTTGCCGCAAGATTTTAAAAGGTATTGTTGAAAAATAA
- the sufU gene encoding Fe-S cluster assembly sulfur transfer protein SufU translates to MDIDTIYQEMILEYSRKKENCRELSGEGVKIERGHNPSCGDDLTLLIREKDGIIEEASFLGRGCAISTASTNMLIELIKGKKAEEGKRKVEIFFKMMNGKEISEEEKEELEDAQILEYFAEMPARIKCATLSWHSADVLLNEKK, encoded by the coding sequence ATGGACATAGATACAATTTATCAGGAAATGATTTTAGAATACTCCCGAAAAAAAGAAAACTGCCGCGAACTTTCGGGCGAAGGAGTAAAGATAGAAAGAGGTCATAATCCTTCATGCGGTGATGACCTTACTCTGCTTATCAGGGAAAAAGATGGAATCATAGAAGAGGCTTCTTTTTTAGGAAGGGGCTGCGCCATTTCTACAGCCTCTACAAATATGCTGATTGAACTTATAAAAGGAAAAAAAGCCGAAGAAGGAAAACGCAAAGTAGAAATATTTTTTAAGATGATGAACGGAAAAGAAATTTCGGAAGAAGAAAAAGAAGAATTGGAAGATGCGCAAATCTTGGAATACTTTGCCGAAATGCCGGCACGTATAAAATGTGCAACTTTAAGCTGGCACAGTGCCGATGTTCTTTTAAACGAAAAAAAGTGA